One Camelina sativa cultivar DH55 chromosome 3, Cs, whole genome shotgun sequence genomic window carries:
- the LOC104779017 gene encoding formin-like protein 14, which produces MLTKIKIPLPDMLSAVLALDSSALDIDQVENLIKFCPTKEEMEMLRNYTGDKEMLGKCEQFFMELMKVPRIEAKLRVFGFKITFASQVDELKSCLNIINAATKEVKESAKLRQIMQTILTLGNALNQGTARGSAVGFKLDSLLKLSDTRARNNKMTLMHYLCKLVGEKMPELLDFANDLVHLEAASKIELKTLAEEMQAATKGLEKVEQELMASENDGAISLGFRKVLKDFLDTADEEVKTLASLYSEVGRNADSLSHYFGEDPARCPFEQVTKILTLFMKTFIKSREENEKQAEADKKKLEKEAIKEKSATKKDGADNDNDLIQQIHRHRT; this is translated from the exons ATGCTTACGAAAATAAAGATTCCTCTACCAGATATGCTT AGTGCAGTTCTAGCCTTAGATTCATCAGCTCTGGACATCGACCAAGTTGaaaatctcatcaaattttGCCCGACCAAGGAGGAAATGGAAATGTTAAGg AATTATACTGGTGACAAGGAAATGCTCGGAAAGTGTGAACAG TTTTTCATGGAACTAATGAAGGTTCCACGTATTGAAGCTAAGTTACGAGTGTTTGGCTTTAAGATTACCTTTGCTTCTCAG GTTGACGAGTTAAAAAGCTGCCTAAATATAATAAACGCTGCTACTAAAGAG GTGAAGGAGTCTGCAAAGTTGCGTCAAATTATGCAAACAATTTTAACACTGGGAAATGCTCTAAATCAGGGAACTGCGAGAG GGTCTGCTGTGGGGTTCAAACTGGACAGTCTTCTTAAATTATCTGATACACGTGCcagaaataacaaaatgacTTTGATGCATTACTTATGCAAG CTTGTTGGTGAGAAAATGCCAGAACTGCTGGATTTTGCTAATGACCTTGTTCACTTAGAAGCTGCATCGAAG ATTGAATTGAAAACGTTGGCTGAAGAAATGCAAGCGGCGACTAAAGGCCTTGAAAAGGTTGAGCAAGAACTCATGGCTTCAGAAAATGATGGTGCCATTTCTTTGGGCTTCCGGAAG GTCTTGAAGGATTTTCTTGATACCGCTGATGAGGAAGTGAAGACGCTTGCTTCGTTATATTCAGAAGTG GGAAGAAATGCAGATTCTTTGTCTCACTACTTCGGTGAAGATCCAGCTCGATGTCCTTTCGAGCAAG TGACCAAGATTCTGACTCTTTTCATGAAGACGTTCATAAAATCTCGAGAGGAGAATGAAAAACAAGCCGAGGCTGATAAGAAGAAACTGGAGAAAGAAGCAATAAAGGAGAAGTCAGCAACAAAGAAAGATGGCGCTGATAACGATAACGATCTTATCCAGCAGATCCATAGACATAGAACATGA